The DNA sequence AAGGCTCTTTGCATtacttaaaatataaaatgtgttagTACTTTcaacttgaaataaaaatgagctaAAACTGCTTTCCCTGttaactttcactccatttCAGTTGTACTGAAAGTATTCAACTGAGGCAGGGGCACTGAATCCCTTAAAGTGACAGTATGCTCACGGGGATATACTTGCACATTTCATTCCAGCGTGCCCAAATAAAACCCTGGCGCACGCTTATCCCAAGCTTTCATCACCAGGAAGTTTCAACACCTCAGAGCAAAAGTCTGATAAACGGCTTGCATTACACTCACACTGTGCCAGGTATCAATATCATCTCATCTCTTGCCACTAAACAGGCCAGTGTGATGTCCCGAGGTCAGTTCTCAGCTTTCATAGTTACATCATTATCTGCATCACAATGGCAATTAACTTGTAAATAAGTTGAAATCAAACCAATTCCACAatgaaaaaacagcttttgtgTAAACACCTAAACAACTTTGcctaacactgaaaaaatacatcTTAAAAATCCTAAAGATATTCTAGTTTTTTCCATTACATACAtaattgcattgtttttatttacaaaccccTCTCAGAACATGTACACTTCATAAAGAAAAACAGTGGTTAAAAATGTTATACGCTCAACTGTATTCAGGTCATGGAAATGAGCATGGCAAGTACAGTGATTGTGATATAACCACACTTCACTCATAACACATGCCCGTGCTCAGAAAAGCAGGGTGCAGGCACGTCAGCTCAAACAGCACATGAtaagaataacaaaaacatgaacCCTGCACGCCTTCATGAGCCCAGGGACATAGACTCGCAGACTCTCTCATCTGATGTGAAAACATAGAACCACACCCCTGTTCCTTGAGAAACACCCATTTGGAAcagtgtgagggggggggcagattcaGCAGCACTTGGCAAAGTCAGGCACCTCCGTGACTGGGTGCAGTGCCAAGGTGCCCGGTctctccagcaccagcacagGGTGGCAGGGCTCACTGAACCTGTGGTAGCAGGACCCCAAGAGTTGCCCACTCCGGGCATTGAAGAAGGACAGACACCCGTGAAGGTAGTCCAGGAGAGTGCCGATCCTGGCGGGCACCTCCGCCATGATTATGGACATCTGCGTGCTGTTATGGAGCAGCTCGTACCGTCGACTGGAGTCATAagaggaaaagggggaggaaatcagctgtgtaaaaatacattagtAAAATAAGCTAGCTTGCATTTTAATGAGGAGTGATTTTGGGAATGCAAGGTTAAATACCAGGATAAAGGGCTTATCCACCTAAACCAATAGCTGTGCAGTAGTGACAAATGACTAGAGTATGTACTGTGATGTCCTTTATCTTCTTCCATTTGCTCGATTGACTTTATACCTATAAAGATAATTGTCAGGAAAAGAAATAAAGTCCTGCCTTTTACATACTGAAGTGTATCGTGACTGGATTCATATATTTGAGCAAATAAACTTTAGACATTGTCAATGAGGACTGACTCCAAGCTGGCAGGACAGAAGGAAGCACGCAGCTCCCCCATAGCAAAAGTGAACTGGCACAGTGGAGCTACCTGGTTGACGTGGCAATGCAGTGAATGCACCAGGAAGTGCTGTTCTCTCCCAGCTGGCCTTTCCGTGCGGTGGTGTGATAGGCCACACCAATCCTATAGCCCTCACTGCCCTCCACCATCGTCTCCCAGTAGTGTATTCCTCGGGGAGGGAGCAGCTCTCCCAGAATTTCCTGACACCTAGGAGAGGACCCAAGCTGTCACATACCTGTCACTACTCTCTGGAATTCAACAGCTCTTCTACAGAAGAGGTCTAATGAGATAATACGGGGTTCTCCAGTATCTGCAAAACGGAAtggtataaatatttaaatccagTGTTATGAAGTCATGGTTTTCTGCTCCTTACACATTGGGTGCGGTGCTTCTGTTGAAAGCCTCCTCTGGGTAGCGCACCATGTTGTCCTTGCACAGCACCAGTCCTGGACTGGCTGTGTCCTTTAGCAAATGGAATCTGGTGCCTGGGAATGGAGGGAGGCCAAACATTGCTGATGGCAACAAAACCCACTCCACTGTAGTGCACTATTATGTTAGACTATCTAAAAGCCTGAGAAGTGCACAATCTTAGACCCGAATGGGAACGACTAAAGGAGGAAATGGCTGGGATGCTAAATGAAAGAGCTGCATTGACACAGACTGCCTGAGCGGTCCTCATGCCAGAGGGCAGACGCTCACCTGAGGTAGAGATCAAAGCGGCCTCACTTCGCTCACTGGCTCCAGCAAAGTTCACTGCTCTGATGTGGAACAGATAGTTCTCATTTGGCTGCAGGAGAACGCTCTGTTCATTGTTCTTTATGCCAGATATGGATCTAAGCAAAGGGACgcaattttgaataaaatgaaacatactACAGAAAGGAGCACAGGCCACTGTTACAGATCGCTACTGCCACCAACTGTCAGCCTGGTATGGTAAAcgttaatggtaaatggactgcattgatatagcgcttttatccaaagcgctttgcaatttatgcctctcattcacccattcacacacacactcacacaccgatggtgaaaggctgccgtgCAAGGTatcaatcagctcgttgggagcaattaggggttaggtgtcttgctcagggacacttcgacacgctcagggcgggggatcaaatcggcaaccctccgactgccagacaaacgctcttacctcctgagctatgtcacccctatgGGGGCGCCCCTCCTGGGGAGTGCCCTTACCGATTTCGGTTTCCATGGAAGGCGAAATGCCAAGAAAATTGAAACGAGGGACATTTTTAGCAAGGACACCCCAAGGGGGCAGCAGGCACTGACCCACCGGAGACCCTCTCCCTCGCAGGTGTTCTGTCGGCAGTACTCCAGGGTGAAGCTCTCTGCTGCAGCCGGGCAGGAGCTGCTCCAGCGGATGGCGGCCGTGTCCCAGCACACCGTACACTGCTCCGGAAGGATCTCTGGGACAGAGGGAGCTGGAGCCCAACACCACAGTCCAGTTACCCCCACGACTCCCAAAAagtctcccattttctccctgtTTACTCTAACTTCATTTTTTACGCTTTATTAACACAGTCTGacacagttttatttatgtatttatgcatgaAGCTAGCTTCAGACTGGATCTATAAAAAGCACAGGGAAATAAAATGGAGGTTCACATATCAGACATTAACTTGCCTCAGAAAACTAagcgttttctgttatttcttcATTGTTTGCCTAGATAAGATCCTGTGTtgatagatttttttcaaagcagGAAGAAATCTACAGTATGGTGCAGTTAGTAGACAAGACACcgcataaaagaaaaatgaagaaaattaaattagatGAAAATTAAGTAGAAATTAAGCATCACTGACCAGTCCTGAAGGGCTGTTTCTCACTGGGCAAACTGCAGCCGCCATAGTTCAGTGCCATCACCCACACCCTGTAGCACTTGTCTGGGGCCAGCTCCTCCAGAGTGCAGTAGCTCTCCTTCACTGTCACTATGCACACCTCTGACACAGATGGGATTAAATCCAGCACAATCCAAAAGAAATTataacaagcaaacaaaccaaaagcaGGTCAGGAGGACAACTGCATTAAATATAACTGCAGAGACTTTAAGGAATCTTAAAATTCCTATATTTTAGAGGAGagaattatgaaatattaaatctgGATGAAGTGCTGAAATCATTTTACATCTGATTCCGGACATTTCactcaaaaaaatgtatctctATTTCAATAGCCTTTGGTTCACACATTTTCCCTCAGATCACAACAAATCCCTGTTAAAGGAAAACTCAATGACAAGCTGACGATGACCGCCCAAATGTACCATTAGTTAACATTCTCACGAAGGGAGGTGGTGAAATTAGCTCTGGGTAACGTCAGAAAATAACATGCAAGAGCAGATCCGGAAGAAGCTTGACAGAATAGCAAGTTAAATAAgtggaaaatatattacaatcATCAGATAATAAACCCTGGAATGAATTTCACATCGCCGTTACACATTTGCTAATAATATACGTGTTTTAGCCATAAGAGTTTTTCCTTAGAATCTTACAACCCATTCGTCATACATATATGCATCACATATCAAACTAATGGTGGTAGCCTAAATCCTAAGTCCAGATAAGCAGGACATTAGGATCTAAGTTAGAGCAAAATAAAGCATGGAATAAAATGATCATTGAGCAATGATCTTTGTACAACTTGTATGTGGCACTTCTCATTGTGCATATGCACCTTCATGAGATTCTTCTACGTAGTTGACCTGGAAGCAGTCGATGACATCCTCCTCGCTGACCCTCCAGAAAACGGTGATGGAGGTGCAGGTGGCTGAGTTGGCCTCCTGTACCAGCAAGTATGGCTCTCGTGGaactgcagaaaaacacaggaTCACTCTTTAGGAAGCATGTGTGTTCAAATAAGGACACCCATGCAAAGTGCATGCGCAAGCATGCCCAATCACCACTGCAATGAACTGAAGTCACTTacttattaaatttaaatattttaaatatttgtttcagctgaattttaaaaaaaattactctACAACAAAAGCAAAGTTTGCTAAACTATCATTGATAAGATAATGTTCAACTTTGAAAAGATCTCTACTTTGGTATGCTAAAAGACTAGCATAGAATAGCTGAAACATAAAGTCATTTACCCAGGATGTCTTTCAAAACCTTCTGTCCTCTGCCCTCAGGGCCTCTGCTGTAGTTCTCAAGCACCGGCTCTAGAGACAAAGTGGACTCCAGGGCTCTGCTCAGGctgttaacacacacagctatgtCAACACCCCCTGCCCATACAGTATAGGGCTCACACTCTGTGATAAAGCAGACCTCACTGTTCTCAGTTAGAGGTGGCAATAAGAATACTTCACTCTTTTCAGTGAAATAAGAAGCAATATGTGAGTAAGATTCCAAACGCTCTTCAAGTTTTTCAAATTAGAAACTTAGTttgcaaaacacatttgaagAGCAATTACATACATGGAAAAAACATAACTGAATAAACAGTAACAAAATCTTATCATGTATAGGCCTACTGCACTGAAATTGTAGACCTCGCTTGAATGCTCGGTCCACTTGGAGGTAAACCAGTTCACCACAACAAATAGAATTATCATGAATATAATAATTCTGTCAGAATACTAGCTGAGATATGCATATCACCATATATATTACATGCAAACGGGTtagtaaatatttcaaatatttgtgaatatactgctgccacagaaaaaaataatagttaataGACATTCTCAAGCTCCCTGTTCGGACATCAACTTACAGAGTAGCTGCACATAGTTCTATGATTTACAATTATGCAGGGATGAAATATTAACTCTAACCATAACCTTTATCACAAGGTAGCAAAGAGAGTGCATGTCCAGAATTTAAAAAGTGTAGTTGGCCTCTCAGTGCTACTTAATCACTGTAAATGCACATACTACATAAAAACTTATTTGTACTCAAAGTATCTTTGAACACATTCTCTGGATTAAATCCAAGCAAACAAAATAGGACatagttttatatttatgtgcatccagttcattaaaaaagcaCATCACAATGATATTCCGCTTTCAACAAGTGCTGTTTGACTCATGCTGTCATAATTATTATGATCACATAGGAGGATAAAGCAAACGCTTTCAGTTACCTTTTGTTAATGTCTTTGGAAGACTTGGGGAAGGAAAGAGAAGGGAAAGATTGAATTAAGGATTTTTTCGATATAGAAATACTGATTAATGAGCTAAAAAGAAATCAGAGTACTCTTAGTTACCCATGCACTACAATGCTGATGCAATACATAGGTTTAGTTACAATACACAGATCAGTTGTATTATCTAATTAGCTCTgtctacatttaaaatggagaaGTGGAAATGAATGTGAAGTACATCAATGGTGCATCAAGTTTCATTATTCCATGAAACTTAGATAAGATCCTTTAATAATCTGACATGAAACTACTTTATAAATAGTTGCTCACACAAAACTAGCACTTGACCAGTGTGTTCAGTTTGATATACGCCCACATTTATCAGTCCACCTGGCCCGTTATTGGAGACTAAGACACTGTGCCCTAGAGAAAGGCTAAACAAGGCAAGCAACAGGTGCTAGAGACCCTTAAAAAGTTATTTCCATATGCATGTAATGTAGGACAATGAGTATTTCTTAAGACTGTTGTGCCACTGTTTTATAGACAGTGTCTGCTATTGTGGGCAGACTCATAAATCTGAGGACTCCATGTTCAGCTGacgctataaaaaaaaaaaaccagttgCTCCTGACTCACAGATACGAGGGAGGGCGGGTCGGGCTTCTCCACCTCCTTGGCCTCCCTTTCCAGAGCTTCCTTGGCAGACTCGATGCGTTCCTGGAACGTTCCGATCTGGATGCCGAGCCGCTCCAGCCTGAGCCTCTTCTTCTCCGCCATGCTGCGAGACATCTCATTGTACTGCTCCACCACTGCCTTCACCATCTCCTCATTCTGCTCATCCAGCGACTGCGCGTTGGTTTTACAGTTGTCCTACAAGCGGCAGGGGGACCggagagggaaacagaaatGATCGCACATTTCAATGTGCTGTCAAAAACTGATGCTATCTCATACTCTCATCGTGGAAAAAGATGCCTGACTCAACTAGCCAGGACACTTGGACTTCTTACTGTACCTCTATTGAATTGTATGCCTGCTCCAACTCAGACACCAAGTCCTCAATCTTTTCGGACCTTCCTTGTAAAACTGATATCCACTGTTTCAGTTTCCCCTGAAAGCACAAGACCATATGTAACtgcataattgtttttaacTTTCATAAGTAAATAACTTAAGGTTAATTAGTTTGCTACGAAAGTTcatgtacagttaaatgcaaaagtatttgcACAGTTCTGtcaaatttgttgttttttttcctctgttttaaTCAAATCTGAGTACTCcaaatcaaacaatgactaTGAGGCAAAATTCTAAATGTCTGCATTCATGTTATTTCATGTGGGTTTTTTGAACAGACATTGAACTCTATTATAGCAATGCCATTCATTGAGACAAGTCCCCCTATTTCAAGTCAGAATAAAAACTGGGACACAATACGTTTTGACAAATTCAATGACTTGCAAGGTCAATATTTCATTGCGTGCCCCTTACATTGGATGACAGCATTGAGTCGGCAAACATCACAAGGGTCATAGTGTGATCCTTCTGGATGCTCTGTCAAGCTTTAACATCTGCTGATTGTCTGGGCCACTTCACACTTCAACCTGCTTTGCTGAATTTGCTTCCtgatttattatatttcattcattttattttatttttctgcaaattctgtgtctgattttaaaaaaaaaaacacacatggaataaattaaaacattgtgAATTTTACCTCATggtcattgtttgatttgaaatacaaatttcatTAATACAGACGGGAAACAACCAAGTTGACATCACTGTCCCAgtaattttgcatttaactgtatactTATTTGCAAAAACATTCATTGCAGTTTTTAACATGCGTATTACtgtgcattacattttacattacatttattttaccatttattttacagatgcttttatccaaagcagcatacaataagtgcataccaaaggtaattgaaacaactacaaaaaaacaggttcaataaggcacaatactcattatgaaacaattatttatagcaatgaacacattaagtccagttcacacagtagaCAGGCTAGGTCAGAGGGTAATGTCAAGTCAAACTATGAGGCATGACagcaagctacaacatcaagataacgatgcAAGTGCAAAATAAGTGCTGGATGCAGGTACATGTACTATGAAAGTGGTACAGGAagtacatgtgtaacatgacAATACTACAGGGACAAAGTGGAAGTATATAAGTGGTAAGAGTGATCCTGGGGTGCCCGgtagagtggtgatagttagccCAGGTATAGTCTAAAGAGATGTATGGAACATACCATTAATAATCAGTAAGATGTTCTGGTCAGCaaggatgaaaaaagaaaactcacaaGACACCTGGACCAGAATGCTCAATACATTCAATAGTGACACAGTGACACTCTTCAGACAAGTGTGTAAACAGTCAAGTAAAGACCATTCATTAAAGTGAATGAAGGTATGAGCAGCAAATCTTCTAGGCTACTGTGAGTCTTTTACTGTGCATTGGAAGGTAAGACtggttatttttaaatcttttggAGCGGCAACACCAGCTATTTTTCCCTCTGTAGTGAGCCAGACCCAGTGCTGGAACACTTAAGCTTAACTTCATGATGCATTGCTTGGTATACTCTATTTTGAATGCCTAAATGACTGGATTACGCAAGGGCAATATGTTTGGATAGATACTGGTGTTGGGACACAGGTCTTTGGTGGCTGTATAAAATGGGATTCCCTGTAGACTGAGAATGTGCATTAATTTTATATGATTTAATCAGctgagataaataaaatgactaaGACACAAAGAAAGGTGTTATGAGAAAGCAGAGTAGTCGGATCTATGACAGACCTTTGCTGCATGGAGCTACAGCTCCACAGCTCCAGTGACAACATAAGAGATCAGGTAATGCCATGGAATGACATCACCCAGggataaaaacagaacatgacAGCTAAAGACTCACAGTATGTGTTGAAAGGAACTAAGTTCTCCATGAAATctaatttttcatcatttttttgtcaacccacaataaatatttgtgaaaagaaaatagtttGGTACACTATACAACTTCTATAGATATCATATAATCAACttgggtggcatggtggtgcagtgggtagcactgttgcctcacagcaagaaggtcctgggttcaaatcctttctgtgtggagtttgtatgttctccctgtgtccacgtaggtttcctctcacagtccaaagacatgcagataggcTAATTggggactctaaattgcccataggtttGAGTGTGATAGACTGATAacctatccagggtgtattcctgcctctcatccaatgcacactgggataggctttGCATTTGACTTTATGCATTTAAAGTAACCTACTGTAGGATGCAACTGTAATATGAACAGATGTGGAAACGGTCTAAACCATTTCATAGAACACACTTACCTTTATGTCATCATATGCCTTATCCAATGTTGACACATCATGGCCTTTATGTTCACCAAAAGGTGTATTTAAAGATGAAATTATGCATCGGCACACCACGCAGAATCTAAATCTTGACATTTTGGAATCATTTTCTTGTTTATCTTCCTCCAAGGGTGTCTCATCCACAACCTCAGCACACTCATTGTCTACCTCAACTGCCTCCTTGGATGATGAATCTCTGGTTGGCTCTTCCACAGAGTCAAAGCCATGTTCAGACTGTTCccctgttttgttttcctttacttcctctgtctctgtttttagGGGCCCACAGACTTCTAGCTGGTTTATCATCTCATAAGCTGTGGCCTCTACATTTCCGTCATCCTGATCTCGATACATCTCAGGTGGCTCAGTGATAAATGCCTCATTACAGCACTCTGGCAGATCCTCTAGGGGTGAAGATGgaactttctctttttcagctGAATCTTTCTCTACTTTCTCCTCGTTTTCTTCTTGAACTGTTCTTACTGGGAGCAAAGGTGATAAGCTTAGCATTTCCCCTTTTTGCTTAACCGTTTTTGAGACCTTATCACAATCAGCATGGGTGGCAGTAGATTCCAGAGCACATTGTACTTCCTTGTTGTCCACACAGATTATATCttcatgtgtgtttttcagaatgCCTGTCCCTTTGCTGTTGTCAAGACCTTGATGTGGACTGGACTCTTCCCTCTGAGGGATTTTCTCCTTTCCTTTGATAAATAAATCTGTAGCACCAACAGAGGCAGCATGAGGTAGCTGTGACTCAGAAGTGTCTTCAGATACTGGTTGGGAAATGTCAGTTTTTGCTACTTTATCGAGCATCGGGGCTTTTTGTATACACATTTCTGCCCCATGGGGCCCTGTATCAACTGCAGTTGAGGAGGGTACATATTTAGACAGATCTTCTTCCTTGCTCTCcttgttttcagtcattttctccACAAGAGATTTTGATTCCTTATACTCAGCGCTTGTTTCATTTTctgggctgtctgtctgttccacTACCATTTCTTCAGGTTTATCT is a window from the Anguilla rostrata isolate EN2019 chromosome 14, ASM1855537v3, whole genome shotgun sequence genome containing:
- the LOC135239883 gene encoding cardiomyopathy-associated protein 5-like, with the protein product MIQTTTMDCSPDHCDRIDPDMSITVQQDESIGAGVVDDDDEIEGLRNSLKEMVQDQAVKPKLQCVMMDPSFSMVTVQSEDSKIVWETASSRCSSPWASDASTTSEAYSIQGSGTAGKIIFIMDEDKIIRRKKKTRGKRGEKFKRLSPRPVTPEQLKGADERLAMAEVSVPNVSPQGTAENEEPTRQEEHKEKDLFNIVSEGSEILNIIVPSRLPTVDEEESSEMAENLSYLGQTEMVKSYPVSEETETETDSHELNVLAEAKGGEEEQSSTDKEPLEQDASHCPSVSKLVTRDGTGGTDYFEKFTLLDETTPPDLPLEKTEIKLSNSNEGAEATENQEPSASKNPEALSLSGDIAGAHLDDIFYGGGCRDEPDCSAANQNLAEGEEEHGTKEEEVPKSPLKESGSALFGSEEMILTPIFLSPGPPKIIDPSLLEEPRAMSFLYTDLYEEAVGDRKRGEECSDVESTVSERSLRKRLSDADDASGYLEKFILKDETPLVKDEPTKEGNEEEKLKMWPENTLELMGFLTGVKEEAMEENTKPDEVTENFFVAPYEENDETVTSENTRLEDEVFQPPAEVQESKHIQQEAVTCHEKSKDKPEEMVVEQTDSPENETSAEYKESKSLVEKMTENKESKEEDLSKYVPSSTAVDTGPHGAEMCIQKAPMLDKVAKTDISQPVSEDTSESQLPHAASVGATDLFIKGKEKIPQREESSPHQGLDNSKGTGILKNTHEDIICVDNKEVQCALESTATHADCDKVSKTVKQKGEMLSLSPLLPVRTVQEENEEKVEKDSAEKEKVPSSPLEDLPECCNEAFITEPPEMYRDQDDGNVEATAYEMINQLEVCGPLKTETEEVKENKTGEQSEHGFDSVEEPTRDSSSKEAVEVDNECAEVVDETPLEEDKQENDSKMSRFRFCVVCRCIISSLNTPFGEHKGHDVSTLDKAYDDIKGKLKQWISVLQGRSEKIEDLVSELEQAYNSIEDNCKTNAQSLDEQNEEMVKAVVEQYNEMSRSMAEKKRLRLERLGIQIGTFQERIESAKEALEREAKEVEKPDPPSLVSSSKDINKSLSRALESTLSLEPVLENYSRGPEGRGQKVLKDILVPREPYLLVQEANSATCTSITVFWRVSEEDVIDCFQVNYVEESHEGAYPAFGLFACYNFFWIVLDLIPSVSEVCIVTVKESYCTLEELAPDKCYRVWVMALNYGGCSLPSEKQPFRTAPSVPEILPEQCTVCWDTAAIRWSSSCPAAAESFTLEYCRQNTCEGEGLRSISGIKNNEQSVLLQPNENYLFHIRAVNFAGASERSEAALISTSGTRFHLLKDTASPGLVLCKDNMVRYPEEAFNRSTAPNVCQEILGELLPPRGIHYWETMVEGSEGYRIGVAYHTTARKGQLGENSTSWCIHCIATSTSRRYELLHNSTQMSIIMAEVPARIGTLLDYLHGCLSFFNARSGQLLGSCYHRFSEPCHPVLVLERPGTLALHPVTEVPDFAKCC